A window of Candidatus Hydrogenedentota bacterium contains these coding sequences:
- a CDS encoding ATP-binding cassette domain-containing protein, producing MIKANGLTMHYGPVRALHDVSFEVNRGEVVGLLGPNGAGKSTTMKILTTYLYPSSGSAIVAGVDVLKDPVEVRKKIGYLPEVLPLYMDMEVRTYLDFVGSARGLSGARLKERTDAVLDVTGLRPMYRKVIRELSKGYKQRTGIAQALIHDPEVVILDEPTSGLDPHQILEIRALINDLAKEKTVILSTHILHEVETTADRIVIINRGEIVGDGTLDELRHQAKDSERTSFAVEAARGDVEPKLKQIKDVTHVECAGEDNGCASFLLFSRTGTSPWREVSDLAQAQQWKVKQLGDKPLTLEETFLTLTEKAAQAAS from the coding sequence ATGATCAAGGCAAATGGACTGACGATGCATTACGGGCCGGTGCGGGCCTTGCATGATGTGTCGTTCGAAGTGAACCGCGGCGAGGTGGTGGGCCTGTTGGGCCCGAACGGCGCGGGCAAGTCAACGACCATGAAGATCCTGACGACGTATCTCTACCCTTCTTCGGGGTCCGCCATTGTGGCGGGGGTGGATGTGCTGAAGGACCCGGTGGAGGTGCGGAAGAAGATCGGCTACCTCCCGGAGGTGCTTCCGCTGTATATGGATATGGAGGTGCGGACGTACCTCGATTTTGTGGGGAGCGCGCGGGGTCTTTCGGGTGCTCGGTTGAAGGAGCGGACGGACGCGGTGCTGGACGTGACGGGGCTTCGCCCGATGTACCGGAAGGTGATCCGGGAGCTTTCGAAGGGCTACAAGCAGCGTACGGGTATTGCGCAGGCGCTGATCCACGATCCGGAGGTGGTGATTCTGGACGAGCCGACTTCGGGGCTGGACCCGCACCAGATCCTCGAGATCCGGGCGCTGATCAACGATCTGGCGAAGGAGAAGACGGTTATCCTCTCCACGCATATTCTCCACGAGGTGGAGACGACGGCGGACCGTATCGTGATCATCAACCGGGGCGAGATCGTGGGCGATGGCACGCTGGACGAACTGCGCCACCAGGCGAAGGACAGCGAGCGGACGTCGTTTGCGGTCGAGGCGGCGCGCGGCGATGTGGAGCCGAAGCTGAAGCAGATCAAGGATGTCACGCATGTGGAGTGCGCGGGCGAGGACAACGGCTGCGCGAGCTTCCTGCTGTTTTCGCGTACGGGGACGAGCCCGTGGCGCGAGGTCAGCGATCTGGCGCAGGCGCAGCAGTGGAAGGTGAAGCAGCTGGGCGACAAGCCGTTGACGCTGGAGGAGACCTTTCTCACCCTGACCGAAAAAGCCGCCCAGGCAGCCTCTTAA
- a CDS encoding DUF4340 domain-containing protein: MSFKKLLPFLAVLVVLLLLVLMKRGLQRTPSLETQANLQPLVAADLGAADIAKLELYAGAAPDEKVVLEKAGDAWVARSHFGAPVNADTIQGYLDKIENLQGEFRATAQGDAQLASYDLKEDQAFRVVAYAAGKNEPAADLLFGKAPSHSSVFVRKAGDTTVYVESNNLRREAGLFGEDLTEAPKADKWLDKTALSVEKDTLAKVSITTPDKSLVFEKRVTEVPQPEPAEGEEAPEAPAAPQVEEEWILTAGGAEKTYKDNALQGVFNRLASLTASNIVDPSKKAEWGLETPGFTLAAAPAEGDEIVIEGGRPDLAGVGYIRVASNERDVVYELSAYNFDQLFPKGSSLMDLPKWDVPQEEITGITIDQPEGRIVLAKQGEKWSVVEPASSLKVQQPAIDGLVSAVSAWTPGDYADGAAETGAFNRSVQVTAGGSVRSFSIADDARGSEGVYARMDSDSEIYVMKTADKSKVFLKPRDVFQLALFDLTAGDVTRLDARAEGQAVSLRQGEAGAWTIEMDGATFESPGDEAANLLSVLLDLEAADVNFGGAPSGVTEAGAFTITTRNGASRLLVYGEENEGVHPVSVSGMQNTFTVAAADLDRLLTALNAVKDARGEAAPAAAPAAEAPATEAPVTEAPATEAPATEVPAAEAPAVEEPAAEAPVTEAPAAEVPAAETPVTEAPAAEAPATQEPAAEAPAAEAPAVEAPAVEAPAAEAPAAEAPAAEAPAAEAPAVEEPAADASTPETPAE, encoded by the coding sequence ATGAGTTTCAAGAAACTGTTGCCTTTTCTCGCGGTGCTGGTTGTGCTCCTGCTGCTTGTTCTTATGAAGCGGGGCCTCCAGCGAACGCCTTCCCTGGAGACCCAGGCGAACCTGCAGCCACTCGTGGCGGCGGATCTGGGCGCGGCGGACATTGCGAAGCTGGAGCTCTACGCCGGGGCCGCGCCGGACGAGAAGGTGGTGTTGGAGAAGGCGGGCGATGCGTGGGTGGCCCGGAGCCATTTCGGCGCGCCCGTCAATGCGGACACGATCCAGGGGTATCTGGACAAGATCGAGAATCTGCAGGGCGAGTTCCGCGCCACGGCGCAGGGCGACGCCCAGCTGGCCAGCTATGATCTGAAGGAGGATCAGGCGTTCCGCGTGGTCGCGTACGCGGCGGGGAAGAACGAGCCCGCCGCGGATCTGCTCTTCGGGAAGGCGCCGAGCCACAGTTCGGTTTTTGTGCGGAAGGCGGGCGACACGACGGTGTATGTTGAGTCGAACAACCTGCGCCGCGAGGCGGGGCTCTTCGGCGAGGATCTTACGGAGGCCCCCAAGGCGGACAAGTGGCTCGACAAGACCGCGCTGTCGGTGGAGAAGGACACCCTGGCGAAGGTGAGCATCACGACGCCGGACAAGTCGCTGGTGTTTGAGAAGCGCGTGACGGAGGTTCCGCAGCCGGAACCGGCCGAGGGCGAAGAAGCGCCCGAAGCGCCCGCGGCGCCCCAGGTGGAAGAGGAATGGATTCTTACGGCCGGCGGCGCGGAGAAGACCTACAAGGACAACGCGCTGCAGGGCGTGTTCAATCGGCTCGCCTCGCTTACGGCGTCGAATATTGTCGACCCGTCGAAAAAGGCGGAGTGGGGGCTGGAGACGCCGGGCTTCACGCTCGCCGCGGCGCCCGCGGAAGGTGACGAGATCGTCATCGAGGGGGGGCGTCCCGATCTCGCCGGCGTGGGGTACATCCGCGTGGCCAGCAACGAGCGGGACGTGGTGTATGAGCTGAGCGCCTACAACTTCGATCAGCTTTTCCCGAAGGGGTCTTCGCTGATGGATCTTCCGAAGTGGGACGTGCCTCAGGAGGAAATTACGGGGATTACCATCGATCAGCCCGAGGGCCGGATTGTGCTGGCGAAGCAGGGCGAGAAGTGGTCTGTGGTGGAACCCGCTAGCAGCCTGAAGGTGCAGCAGCCGGCGATCGATGGACTCGTCAGCGCGGTGTCGGCGTGGACGCCCGGCGACTATGCGGACGGGGCCGCGGAAACCGGCGCGTTTAACCGGTCGGTGCAGGTGACGGCGGGCGGTTCCGTGCGGAGTTTCTCGATCGCGGACGACGCGCGGGGGTCCGAGGGCGTGTATGCGCGCATGGACAGCGACAGCGAGATTTATGTGATGAAGACCGCGGACAAGTCGAAGGTTTTCCTCAAGCCGCGCGACGTGTTCCAGCTGGCGCTGTTTGACCTGACCGCGGGCGACGTCACGCGGCTCGACGCGCGGGCGGAAGGGCAGGCCGTTTCGCTGCGCCAGGGCGAGGCGGGCGCGTGGACCATCGAGATGGACGGCGCGACCTTTGAATCGCCCGGTGACGAGGCGGCCAACCTGCTTTCGGTGCTGCTGGACCTTGAAGCGGCCGACGTGAACTTTGGCGGCGCGCCATCGGGCGTGACGGAAGCGGGGGCCTTCACGATCACCACCCGCAACGGCGCGTCGCGCCTGCTGGTCTACGGCGAAGAGAACGAAGGCGTACACCCGGTGTCGGTGAGCGGGATGCAGAACACGTTTACGGTCGCCGCCGCCGATCTGGACCGTCTCCTCACGGCGCTGAACGCGGTGAAGGACGCCCGGGGCGAAGCCGCGCCCGCCGCAGCGCCTGCAGCGGAAGCGCCCGCTACGGAAGCGCCTGTGACGGAAGCGCCCGCTACGGAAGCGCCTGCGACCGAAGTCCCCGCAGCGGAGGCGCCGGCGGTGGAAGAACCCGCAGCGGAAGCGCCTGTGACTGAAGCGCCTGCTGCCGAAGTCCCCGCAGCGGAAACGCCTGTGACTGAAGCGCCTGCTGCCGAAGCGCCTGCCACGCAGGAACCCGCAGCCGAAGCGCCCGCAGCGGAAGCGCCCGCAGTGGAGGCCCCCGCAGTGGAGGCCCCCGCAGCGGAAGCGCCTGCCGCCGAAGCGCCTGCCGCCGAAGCGCCTGCCGCCGAAGCGCCGGCGGTGGAAGAACCCGCGGCGGACGCATCAACACCGGAGACGCCGGCGGAGTAA
- a CDS encoding DUF4034 domain-containing protein produces the protein MNPISIKWLIAGLAGALFSLVLMGAASYFAFTTLLSEINDHPSWGAEDSPEDAEEDAAEAERRERKREEGRREQEALTAKLGLHDHYETVYLLPDTRNRLYYEKDFAAVEEDIAALRAKQDTPFDRYRYSSLINSLGRVLKDEEYPQLLSVLDEWIAASSGSYLPLLVRGRVYVSIAWKYRGTDFAHKVTEEGWEGYRKYHKLAWADLNAARKLNQEDPEIPASMARAAAGVGKKLAAIQKYHDETLALNPHHLHVRNTLLNYSLPQWFGDWKKVDALVAEFEQAAGDFPYLLTLLRDAARWMRDRGPDYEEGPDSDPIRQRLVEGLRAQLMLNPDEPYLLGRAARFALDVDDLAMAVDCFERLGMRHPSVRGFINVYTYHWWRVYAFVEHSDDPGIIGTPREKELLDLARAIQADNPFINGMYLAYLARARDDAQTRVFFERDPGAFFVTADLEEPYDYDLLRAMALAARSHNPGLQGKPDVERLLAEALDLAPDNALVRLAEAARLMASKDYEQARTHLEHARSVDPDYLPALMTEGWLNYHQKRWDDGIAAANAFLARAPAPYVLENTIHAEEIIALCEKKRAAEQQNAS, from the coding sequence ATGAATCCAATAAGCATCAAATGGTTGATCGCGGGCCTCGCGGGGGCTCTTTTTTCCCTGGTGCTCATGGGCGCCGCCAGCTACTTCGCATTCACCACGCTCCTGAGTGAAATAAACGATCACCCGAGCTGGGGCGCCGAAGACTCCCCCGAGGACGCGGAAGAAGACGCCGCCGAGGCCGAACGCCGCGAAAGGAAACGCGAGGAGGGCCGGCGCGAGCAAGAAGCCCTGACCGCAAAACTCGGCCTGCATGACCACTACGAGACCGTATATCTGCTGCCGGACACGCGCAACCGCCTGTACTACGAAAAAGACTTCGCCGCCGTCGAGGAAGACATCGCAGCCCTCCGCGCGAAACAGGACACCCCCTTCGACCGCTACCGCTACAGTAGCCTGATCAACAGCCTGGGTCGCGTTCTCAAGGACGAAGAATACCCGCAGCTGCTCTCCGTGCTCGATGAATGGATAGCGGCATCGTCGGGATCCTACCTTCCGCTGCTGGTGCGGGGTCGCGTTTACGTTTCCATCGCCTGGAAATACCGTGGAACGGACTTCGCCCACAAAGTTACCGAGGAGGGGTGGGAAGGGTACCGAAAGTACCACAAACTCGCCTGGGCCGACCTCAACGCCGCGCGCAAACTGAACCAGGAAGACCCGGAGATTCCAGCGTCCATGGCCCGGGCCGCCGCCGGCGTCGGCAAGAAACTCGCCGCGATTCAGAAATACCACGACGAGACCCTGGCGCTGAACCCGCACCACCTCCACGTGCGCAACACACTCTTGAACTACTCCCTGCCCCAGTGGTTCGGCGACTGGAAGAAGGTCGATGCGCTCGTGGCCGAATTTGAGCAGGCCGCCGGGGACTTTCCCTATCTGTTGACGCTCCTCCGAGACGCGGCGCGCTGGATGCGCGACCGGGGCCCCGATTATGAGGAAGGCCCCGATAGCGACCCAATACGGCAACGGCTGGTCGAGGGCTTGAGAGCGCAGTTGATGCTGAACCCGGACGAGCCCTATCTCCTCGGTCGCGCCGCGCGCTTCGCCCTGGACGTGGACGACCTGGCCATGGCGGTCGACTGTTTCGAGCGCCTCGGTATGCGCCATCCAAGCGTGCGGGGATTTATCAACGTCTACACCTACCACTGGTGGCGCGTCTACGCCTTTGTCGAGCATTCGGACGACCCCGGCATCATCGGAACGCCCCGCGAAAAGGAACTCCTCGACCTGGCCCGCGCCATCCAGGCCGACAACCCCTTCATCAATGGCATGTACCTGGCCTACCTTGCCCGCGCACGGGACGACGCGCAGACCCGCGTCTTCTTCGAGCGCGATCCCGGCGCCTTCTTCGTGACCGCCGACCTCGAAGAACCCTACGACTACGATCTCCTGCGCGCAATGGCGCTCGCCGCGCGCTCGCACAACCCTGGCTTACAGGGCAAGCCGGATGTAGAACGCCTGCTCGCCGAGGCCCTGGACCTCGCGCCGGACAACGCCCTCGTCCGCCTCGCCGAGGCGGCGCGTCTCATGGCGTCAAAGGACTACGAACAGGCCCGCACCCACCTGGAGCACGCGCGATCCGTCGATCCCGATTACCTCCCCGCCCTGATGACCGAGGGCTGGCTGAACTACCACCAGAAACGCTGGGACGACGGCATTGCGGCGGCAAACGCCTTTCTCGCCCGCGCGCCCGCGCCCTATGTCCTGGAGAACACAATCCACGCCGAGGAGATCATCGCCCTCTGCGAAAAGAAACGGGCCGCGGAACAACAAAACGCCTCCTGA
- a CDS encoding trypsin-like peptidase domain-containing protein, whose product MRAFCFTPILLLGAALATPVVAGADAVSSSRRTAIVTAIEKVSPAVVTLNVVAYERERVIDRDFWGLFGPRFFTRSRPVEGIGTGFIFDPRGYILTNYHVIQGADAITSVSLPGGRQLEVEFIGADERADLAVLKASGDRLPHVKLGTSKDLMIGEWVIAIGNPFGTMMADQQPSVSVGVISANHRRVSRSVGGGERLYQDLIQTDAAINPGNSGGPLVNAAGDVVGVNTMIFSSSGGHQGLGFAIPADRARRVAEELIEFGRRRNPWIGIHGEAVADLSPPAIRQFGLKATRGVLVTEIYRNAPAFRAGLELGDVIQKMNGIPVAHPSEMDFINWDLFIGDDVTLEVDRYGAPRTIRFKVEELDR is encoded by the coding sequence ATGCGCGCCTTTTGCTTCACACCCATCCTCCTTCTTGGCGCGGCCCTGGCCACCCCCGTGGTGGCCGGGGCTGACGCCGTTTCCAGCAGCCGCCGCACGGCGATCGTCACGGCGATCGAGAAGGTTTCGCCGGCGGTTGTCACGCTCAATGTCGTCGCGTATGAGCGCGAGCGCGTGATAGACCGCGACTTCTGGGGCCTCTTCGGGCCACGCTTCTTCACCCGGAGCCGTCCGGTGGAGGGCATCGGCACCGGGTTCATCTTCGACCCGCGCGGCTACATCCTCACCAACTACCACGTCATCCAGGGGGCCGACGCGATCACGTCCGTTTCCCTGCCGGGCGGGCGCCAGCTCGAAGTCGAGTTTATCGGGGCCGACGAGCGCGCCGACCTGGCGGTCCTCAAGGCGAGCGGGGATCGGCTGCCCCACGTGAAGCTGGGGACCTCCAAGGATTTGATGATTGGCGAGTGGGTCATCGCGATCGGCAATCCCTTCGGGACCATGATGGCCGATCAGCAGCCCAGTGTGAGCGTGGGGGTGATCTCGGCGAACCACCGGCGCGTCAGCCGCAGCGTCGGCGGCGGGGAGCGCCTCTACCAGGACCTCATCCAGACCGACGCCGCCATCAACCCCGGCAACAGCGGCGGTCCGCTGGTGAACGCGGCCGGCGACGTGGTCGGCGTGAACACCATGATTTTCTCCAGCAGCGGCGGCCACCAGGGGCTCGGCTTCGCCATTCCGGCTGATCGGGCGCGCCGCGTCGCCGAGGAACTGATTGAGTTCGGGCGGCGCCGGAACCCGTGGATCGGCATCCACGGCGAGGCGGTGGCCGATCTTTCGCCGCCGGCAATCCGGCAGTTCGGTCTGAAGGCCACCCGCGGGGTGCTCGTCACGGAGATCTACCGCAACGCCCCCGCCTTTCGGGCCGGGCTCGAACTCGGCGACGTCATCCAGAAGATGAACGGCATCCCGGTGGCGCATCCGTCGGAGATGGACTTCATCAACTGGGACCTCTTCATCGGCGACGACGTGACGCTGGAGGTTGATCGCTACGGCGCGCCCCGGACGATACGTTTCAAGGTGGAAGAGCTGGACCGGTGA
- a CDS encoding Gldg family protein, with protein sequence MNNIKAIMRRDLGAYFTSPVGYIFMMVFVTISVGLYITSFFAFPVADMRPYFDNLPILLCVFMPAVTMRIWAEERKENTWEMLLTFPMEARELVLGKFLAALIFFGLTLLSTVTVPVMLMSLGEPDTGAIFTGYFGTLLLGAFFLALGILFSGFFKDQIVAFAVTLLTCFGFFLIGTNFIAAYIDDRIPGLGSLLSDLLGLFGHYGAFTRGVIDLADVVYFLVWTAVFLVLNVMYIDGRNRPKARTIFAAAAAMSVVIGLLFNYVMAGSSLIRIDMTEGRIYTISQATKNMLAELDTPVQVKVYITPRTSMPTGMKDLEQNITDKLEEMRVASRGMIEYRTIPMDVANVYANPDEEDGEAENGKEAAIERRMLEKGVQPFSVQAMSKDEVTNKLVYSSIGIGYKDKAEEIIPQVVPDRLPELEYRLVSTIHKMTREREPVVALVAPMEAINIDPQMRQILMQMGQPVPESDDPYEYLQQILEIEKYHVERVELTKDSPLPEEYDTLAVINPRNLNERQRWEINRALRSGKSVIMAVQNYEWDYRPSPQGYNISRRDENPGVNELLEAYGLGVSTDILMDVNKVPLTIQSGGGSLADLLRPQQVNLPMHILVNSSSMSEDTAITNRLASIFYLWGTALDIDESTLQRHGLTANVVMTTSARAWTVPATDTMTGASFEEPVDGERRAYPLMAVVKGQFPDAFADGERPAWPAPAPQPGQPPMPQDDEAEAPASPVEARPGQLILLGCSETFRKNFLQDANLDLFLNSVDAVTLNENLALVRGKKPINRFIDRPSDDQKFFWRAVNYGLANTVIAGVGIVFLLNRRRARNAYTMSHVNA encoded by the coding sequence ATGAACAACATTAAAGCGATTATGCGCCGCGATCTCGGCGCCTACTTCACCTCGCCCGTCGGCTACATTTTCATGATGGTTTTCGTGACCATCAGCGTCGGGCTTTATATTACGTCCTTCTTTGCGTTTCCCGTGGCGGACATGCGGCCGTACTTCGACAATCTGCCGATTCTGCTGTGCGTGTTCATGCCGGCGGTAACGATGCGGATTTGGGCGGAGGAGCGGAAGGAGAATACGTGGGAGATGCTCCTCACCTTCCCGATGGAGGCGCGGGAGCTGGTGCTGGGCAAGTTCCTGGCGGCGCTGATTTTCTTCGGGCTTACACTGCTGAGCACGGTGACGGTTCCGGTGATGCTGATGTCGCTGGGCGAGCCGGACACGGGCGCGATCTTCACGGGCTACTTCGGCACGTTGCTGCTGGGGGCTTTTTTCCTGGCGCTCGGCATATTGTTTTCGGGTTTCTTCAAAGACCAGATTGTCGCGTTCGCGGTGACGCTGCTGACCTGCTTCGGTTTTTTTCTTATCGGCACGAACTTCATCGCGGCGTACATTGATGATCGCATTCCGGGGCTGGGATCGCTGCTTTCGGATCTGCTGGGGCTTTTCGGGCACTACGGGGCCTTTACGCGCGGGGTGATTGACCTTGCCGACGTGGTGTACTTCCTGGTGTGGACGGCGGTGTTCCTGGTGTTGAACGTGATGTACATCGACGGGCGGAACCGGCCGAAGGCGCGGACGATCTTTGCGGCGGCGGCGGCGATGAGCGTGGTGATCGGCCTGCTGTTCAACTACGTGATGGCCGGGTCGAGCCTGATCCGCATTGACATGACGGAGGGGAGGATCTACACGATTTCCCAGGCGACGAAGAACATGCTTGCGGAGCTGGACACGCCGGTTCAGGTGAAGGTGTATATCACGCCGCGCACGAGCATGCCGACGGGGATGAAGGATCTCGAGCAGAATATTACCGACAAGCTTGAGGAAATGCGGGTTGCTTCGCGTGGGATGATCGAGTACCGGACCATACCGATGGACGTGGCGAACGTGTACGCGAATCCGGACGAGGAGGATGGCGAAGCCGAGAATGGGAAGGAGGCGGCGATCGAGCGGCGCATGCTGGAGAAGGGCGTGCAGCCGTTCAGTGTTCAGGCGATGAGCAAGGACGAGGTGACGAACAAGCTGGTGTATTCGAGCATCGGCATCGGCTACAAGGACAAGGCGGAGGAGATCATTCCGCAGGTGGTTCCGGACCGGCTGCCCGAGCTGGAGTACCGCCTTGTGAGCACGATCCACAAGATGACGCGCGAGCGGGAGCCCGTGGTCGCGCTTGTGGCCCCGATGGAGGCCATTAATATAGACCCGCAGATGCGGCAGATCCTGATGCAGATGGGCCAGCCGGTTCCCGAGAGCGACGATCCGTACGAGTACCTCCAGCAGATCCTGGAGATTGAGAAGTACCACGTCGAGCGGGTTGAGTTAACGAAGGACAGCCCATTGCCGGAGGAGTACGACACGCTGGCGGTGATCAACCCGCGCAACCTGAACGAGCGCCAGCGCTGGGAGATCAACCGGGCGTTGCGCAGCGGCAAATCGGTGATTATGGCCGTGCAGAATTACGAGTGGGATTACCGGCCCTCGCCGCAGGGTTACAACATCAGCCGCCGCGACGAGAATCCGGGCGTGAACGAGCTGCTGGAGGCCTACGGCCTCGGCGTGAGCACGGACATATTGATGGACGTGAACAAGGTTCCGTTGACGATCCAGTCGGGGGGCGGTTCGCTTGCGGACCTGCTCCGCCCGCAGCAGGTGAACCTGCCGATGCATATCCTGGTTAACAGCAGTTCGATGTCGGAAGACACGGCGATTACGAACCGGCTCGCGTCGATATTCTACCTCTGGGGCACGGCGCTGGATATCGACGAAAGCACGTTGCAGCGGCATGGCCTGACGGCGAACGTAGTCATGACGACGAGCGCGCGCGCCTGGACCGTCCCGGCGACGGATACGATGACCGGGGCGTCCTTTGAGGAGCCGGTGGACGGGGAGCGGCGGGCGTACCCGCTGATGGCGGTGGTGAAGGGCCAGTTCCCGGACGCGTTTGCGGACGGGGAGCGTCCCGCGTGGCCGGCTCCGGCGCCGCAGCCGGGGCAGCCGCCGATGCCGCAGGACGACGAAGCGGAGGCTCCGGCGTCGCCTGTCGAGGCGAGGCCGGGCCAGCTGATTCTGCTGGGCTGCTCGGAGACCTTCCGGAAGAATTTCCTTCAGGACGCGAACCTCGACCTGTTTTTGAACAGCGTGGACGCGGTGACGCTGAACGAAAACCTGGCGCTGGTGCGCGGGAAGAAGCCGATCAACCGGTTCATCGATCGCCCCTCGGATGACCAGAAGTTTTTCTGGCGCGCCGTGAACTACGGGCTTGCGAACACGGTGATCGCGGGGGTTGGCATTGTCTTCCTGCTGAACCGCCGCCGCGCCCGCAACGCCTACACGATGTCGCACGTGAACGCCTGA